GTCGACCCCTTCCTTTTTTAACAGGTCCAGGTGGTGCGTCGTCTTCGTTATCAGATTTTGCCGGGCGTAccgcgttatttttttctgcagcGGGTCTACCCCTCTTTTTGGGCTCTTTAACTGCATTCTTATCTGCTTTAGCAGGCCTACccctcttctttttttgctCCTCTACCACAGGCGAATTGTCGTCTGACATATTTATTGTCCTGTTTCACTGTAAAATGAGAACAATATTATCTTAC
This Anoplolepis gracilipes chromosome 12, ASM4749672v1, whole genome shotgun sequence DNA region includes the following protein-coding sequences:
- the D1 gene encoding uncharacterized protein D1, with the translated sequence MSDDNSPVVEEQKKKRGRPAKADKNAVKEPKKRGRPAAEKNNAVRPAKSDNEDDAPPGPVKKGRGRPKGSHKKKQGPPKGTTTSPRGRGRPKKTEEKPEITGEDEDEQEEEEEEEEN